One segment of Saprospiraceae bacterium DNA contains the following:
- a CDS encoding DnaJ domain-containing protein → MSNNKGGNENLEWLLLGLLIAFPIIGLFWGGIYTYNKFDNIIVIIIGALFGGFIGLLLGYHIAIRLESFFEVRAENARRTYKSNKSQEEKSQSSSNSAGTNKSGDSKKSTDDSQNDNRKDYSGSSSSSSGKQQSQEKKDSTNTWSANSTNLYQKYYTLLESRPQDDFDAIKRNYRRLVREFHPDHLGTNASDAMHKYAKEMSQKINEAYEIIKKQRGIK, encoded by the coding sequence ATGAGTAATAATAAGGGAGGCAATGAAAACCTCGAATGGCTCTTATTGGGTTTGCTTATTGCATTCCCAATAATTGGGCTATTTTGGGGTGGTATTTATACTTATAATAAATTTGACAACATAATAGTAATAATTATTGGAGCACTATTTGGTGGATTCATTGGATTGCTTTTGGGTTACCATATCGCAATTAGATTAGAGTCGTTTTTTGAAGTACGTGCAGAAAATGCAAGAAGAACCTACAAAAGCAATAAATCGCAAGAAGAAAAAAGTCAGTCATCATCTAATTCAGCAGGAACGAACAAATCAGGCGATTCTAAAAAAAGCACAGATGATTCACAGAATGATAACCGGAAAGACTATTCAGGTTCATCGAGTTCTTCGAGTGGCAAGCAACAATCACAAGAAAAGAAAGATTCAACGAATACTTGGAGCGCAAACAGCACCAATCTTTATCAAAAATACTATACCTTGCTTGAATCCCGCCCGCAAGACGATTTTGATGCAATAAAACGAAATTACCGCCGACTTGTGAGAGAGTTTCATCCTGACCACTTGGGAACAAACGCATCGGATGCAATGCACAAATACGCCAAAGAAATGAGCCAGAAGATTAACGAAGCCTATGAAATAATAAAGAAACAGCGCGGCATTAAGTAG